In one Euzebya tangerina genomic region, the following are encoded:
- a CDS encoding FxsA family protein, with protein MGFLLLLAFIVVPIIEITVIGQVQEALGWPLTIAILILDSVIGAYLVRTQGARAWRRFQEALASAKMPTEEIVDGALILIGGALMLTPGFVTDGVGLAVVVPLTRRLINAALRRRITVQTGPMGTPFGGIFTMGRPPEGSGRRRPPGFVTGGTADEGRSAGRRSGEQQGESPPGEGGVIDVEVVEVVRDDES; from the coding sequence ATGGGATTCCTCCTGCTACTGGCCTTCATCGTCGTCCCGATCATCGAGATCACCGTGATCGGGCAGGTCCAGGAGGCGCTGGGCTGGCCACTGACCATCGCGATTCTCATCCTCGACTCGGTCATCGGCGCCTACCTCGTCAGGACCCAGGGAGCCCGTGCGTGGCGGCGGTTCCAGGAGGCGCTCGCCAGCGCGAAGATGCCGACCGAGGAGATCGTCGACGGTGCGCTGATCCTGATCGGCGGCGCCCTCATGCTCACCCCAGGGTTCGTCACCGACGGTGTGGGCCTCGCGGTGGTGGTTCCGCTCACCCGACGTCTCATCAACGCCGCCCTGCGTCGTCGGATCACGGTCCAGACGGGACCGATGGGCACACCCTTCGGCGGCATCTTCACCATGGGTCGCCCGCCCGAGGGCAGCGGTCGGCGTCGGCCGCCCGGCTTCGTGACCGGCGGCACGGCCGATGAAGGCCGGTCCGCCGGACGGCGCTCGGGCGAACAGCAAGGGGAGTCGCCACCGGGGGAGGGCGGCGTCATCGACGTCGAGGTGGTCGAGGTCGTCCGCGACGACGAGTCGTGA
- a CDS encoding DUF1688 family protein — translation MNWRAPGDHGAAGGAVESLFSATAVRDRCATLYQAGLADQLTHLRINGSRWDQVLRRNADQVRASFPTGPIPIHGRLNHLRAPTWDLASPLLQRSGPALIDAVAISVLIDAGAGSDWTFEDPLAGRIGRSEGLAIAAYRALESGLFSATATPFETDADALRELDQGDLSAAMQVRPDNPIVGLPGRAALLRGLGEVIHGGGQTRLCDLLCHDLFGTDWDTLGRTGTARTVTADHLLQWILDRLGPLWPGRIERAGRNLGDTWEHPLAGGEGETSGLVPFHKLSQWLTYSLIEPLRHLGIEVSDTDQLTGLAEYRNGGMLVQLGLIELREGLPTAPVAPEDRLVVEWRAVTVAALDILATRITPYLPERPDIRMGELLEAATWPLGRQLARHARADGAPPIRIQSDGTVF, via the coding sequence GTGAACTGGCGCGCACCCGGCGATCACGGAGCCGCCGGCGGGGCTGTCGAGAGCCTGTTCTCTGCCACAGCCGTTCGAGATCGCTGTGCAACGCTGTACCAGGCTGGTCTCGCGGACCAACTCACCCATCTGCGGATCAACGGGTCCCGCTGGGACCAGGTGCTCCGACGAAACGCCGATCAGGTTCGGGCATCCTTCCCGACCGGGCCGATCCCGATCCACGGTCGTCTGAACCACCTTCGAGCCCCCACCTGGGACCTGGCGTCCCCACTGCTCCAACGCAGCGGGCCGGCGCTCATCGACGCGGTGGCCATCAGCGTCCTGATCGATGCGGGGGCAGGCTCTGACTGGACGTTCGAGGACCCGCTCGCCGGTCGGATCGGGCGGTCCGAAGGTCTCGCTATCGCCGCCTACAGAGCCCTCGAATCGGGTCTCTTCTCTGCCACAGCAACACCCTTCGAGACCGACGCGGACGCGCTGCGCGAACTGGACCAGGGTGATCTGTCCGCAGCGATGCAGGTCCGCCCTGACAACCCGATCGTGGGGCTGCCCGGCCGTGCGGCACTGCTCCGCGGACTGGGTGAGGTGATCCACGGCGGCGGGCAGACCCGTCTGTGCGATCTGCTCTGCCACGACCTGTTCGGGACCGACTGGGACACACTGGGCCGGACGGGGACGGCGCGCACCGTCACGGCTGACCACCTGCTCCAGTGGATCCTCGATCGGCTCGGCCCGCTGTGGCCAGGACGCATCGAGCGCGCAGGGCGGAACCTGGGGGACACCTGGGAACATCCTCTGGCCGGCGGGGAGGGCGAGACGAGCGGCCTGGTCCCCTTCCACAAGCTCTCCCAGTGGCTGACCTACTCACTGATCGAGCCGCTTCGCCACTTGGGCATCGAGGTCTCCGACACCGATCAGCTGACCGGACTTGCCGAGTACCGCAACGGCGGGATGCTGGTGCAACTCGGTCTTATCGAGCTGCGGGAGGGGCTGCCGACGGCGCCAGTTGCCCCCGAGGACCGGCTGGTCGTGGAGTGGCGGGCCGTGACGGTGGCGGCCCTCGACATCCTGGCGACTCGGATCACCCCGTACCTGCCCGAGCGGCCGGACATCAGGATGGGTGAGTTGCTCGAGGCCGCGACCTGGCCCCTGGGGCGGCAGCTGGCACGCCACGCACGAGCAGACGGCGCCCCGCCCATCAGGATCCAGAGCGACGGAACGGTGTTCTGA
- the rsgA gene encoding ribosome small subunit-dependent GTPase A, with the protein MTTLQAAIGWRVGEALGFDATWAEDLTTSARAGGARPRPGRVLRTHRVGFDVATPSGREFTIHQADRRNPLTAPATGDWVVVADLPDVEDPVITTVGTRRTALIRRDPADRAVPQVLAANADVVVVVQGVDRPISARRLERQLVLAHGSGADVVVAVTKADLPDAADAIAAVRDAAPGQQVLVTAAATGEGITDLSALTDGHATVALLGESGAGKSSLLNAVVGEARVDIGGVREGDRRGRHTTTRRELHVLAGGGAVLDTPGVRAIALWPGATGFAETFPRISEATHECRFSDCSHRHEPGCAVIAGLADGTLDPDRVEAWRSLQDEVAETERQLERKDWR; encoded by the coding sequence GTGACCACCCTGCAGGCCGCGATCGGCTGGCGGGTCGGTGAGGCGCTCGGGTTCGACGCCACGTGGGCCGAGGACCTCACCACCAGCGCCCGCGCCGGTGGTGCCCGCCCACGTCCTGGGCGGGTACTGCGAACCCACCGCGTCGGCTTCGATGTGGCCACGCCGAGTGGACGCGAGTTCACCATCCACCAGGCTGACCGACGGAACCCGCTGACTGCTCCTGCCACGGGAGACTGGGTGGTCGTGGCGGACCTGCCCGACGTCGAGGATCCGGTCATCACGACCGTGGGCACGCGGCGCACCGCCCTGATCCGCCGCGATCCGGCCGACCGCGCGGTGCCGCAGGTCCTCGCGGCCAACGCCGACGTGGTCGTGGTGGTCCAGGGGGTGGACCGGCCGATCAGCGCCCGACGACTGGAGCGGCAACTGGTCCTGGCCCACGGCAGCGGTGCCGACGTGGTCGTGGCGGTGACCAAGGCCGACCTCCCCGACGCGGCCGACGCCATCGCCGCGGTGCGGGACGCGGCGCCCGGGCAGCAGGTGCTGGTCACGGCCGCGGCAACCGGCGAGGGGATCACAGACCTGTCGGCGCTGACGGACGGCCACGCAACGGTGGCGCTCCTCGGTGAGTCCGGTGCCGGCAAGTCCTCTCTGCTGAACGCCGTCGTCGGTGAGGCACGAGTTGACATCGGAGGGGTCCGCGAAGGCGACCGCCGCGGTCGGCACACGACCACCCGGCGCGAACTGCACGTCCTGGCCGGAGGAGGCGCCGTACTCGACACGCCGGGCGTGCGCGCCATCGCCCTGTGGCCCGGCGCGACTGGATTCGCCGAGACCTTCCCGAGGATCAGCGAGGCGACGCACGAGTGTCGGTTCTCCGACTGCTCCCACCGCCACGAACCCGGGTGTGCCGTCATCGCCGGCCTGGCGGACGGTACGCTCGACCCCGATCGGGTGGAGGCCTGGCGCTCACTGCAGGACGAGGTCGCCGAGACCGAGCGGCAGTTGGAACGCAAGGACTGGCGATGA
- the upp gene encoding uracil phosphoribosyltransferase, whose product MASTSVYSTASTAHYLDQLKDTSRGRATFRDALFGITTLLVSHALHTLEDPAEIVLVPIIRGGLGMVDGALAASPGATVGHVGIYRDRTTGDIIEYYSRVPDFSGQTAIILDPMVASGGTALGAADVLASAGYESICVATVVASEAGCGVLDELPAISHVFVCEIDAEPPEIGTLRNGLGDAGARLYGTA is encoded by the coding sequence GTGGCGAGCACCTCGGTCTACTCGACCGCTTCCACCGCCCACTACCTCGACCAGCTGAAGGACACCAGCAGGGGCCGGGCGACCTTCCGTGACGCGCTCTTCGGCATCACCACCCTGTTGGTGTCCCACGCCCTGCACACGCTCGAGGACCCGGCGGAGATCGTGTTGGTCCCGATCATCCGTGGAGGTCTGGGCATGGTCGACGGCGCACTGGCCGCATCCCCCGGCGCGACGGTGGGCCACGTCGGCATCTACCGGGACAGGACCACCGGCGACATCATCGAGTACTACTCACGGGTGCCGGACTTCTCCGGGCAGACCGCGATCATCCTCGACCCGATGGTCGCCAGTGGTGGGACCGCACTCGGGGCAGCCGACGTCCTGGCGTCAGCCGGTTACGAATCGATCTGCGTGGCAACGGTGGTCGCCTCCGAGGCCGGCTGTGGAGTGCTCGACGAGCTTCCGGCGATCTCGCACGTCTTCGTATGTGAGATAGACGCCGAACCGCCAGAGATCGGCACGCTGCGCAACGGACTGGGTGATGCCGGGGCCCGTCTCTACGGCACGGCCTGA
- a CDS encoding GTP cyclohydrolase II, with the protein MTQQSSPRRVRLTSHASTTARFPVRWGASDPVARGPVIAGPPDTPGRNAIGAHHGGLSVYRAVAVAAGGLDAAHVPDLTDTAPTDVLGPFPGWTDPGALVALDPWGATVAADFEDLLAEGVRIQPTIAVTRSRLRLPEAEVAIALGTLEPDGDILMEDGSIAVTKAAIEPVWHLPGIADRFGVDVHALRRVLFEQTGGMFPELVTRPDLDVFLPPVGGTTVYIIGDPARLRPDVETGAKAAVTARVHDECNGSDVFGSDICTCRPYLIQAVHGCVRDAQAGGIGVVAYFRKEGRALGEVTKFLVYNARKRQVGGDIAAEYFNRTECVAGVQDARFQQLMPDVLVWLGIDRIARLISMSSEKYDAITGAGITVDERVEIPPESIPADAWVEIEAKRAAGYYSSREQADLSRTGRRMDP; encoded by the coding sequence ATGACGCAGCAGTCATCCCCTAGGCGAGTTCGGCTCACCTCCCACGCCTCGACGACCGCACGATTTCCGGTCCGCTGGGGTGCATCCGACCCGGTTGCCCGGGGTCCGGTCATCGCCGGTCCGCCCGACACCCCTGGCCGGAACGCCATCGGTGCGCACCACGGTGGTCTGAGCGTCTACCGGGCCGTCGCCGTGGCGGCGGGGGGACTTGACGCAGCGCACGTCCCTGACCTGACCGACACCGCACCGACCGACGTGCTCGGGCCCTTCCCAGGCTGGACCGATCCAGGAGCGCTGGTGGCACTGGATCCCTGGGGCGCCACGGTCGCCGCCGACTTCGAAGACCTGCTGGCCGAGGGGGTCCGAATCCAGCCGACGATTGCCGTGACCCGCTCTCGGCTGCGGCTGCCCGAGGCGGAGGTCGCGATCGCGCTCGGAACGCTGGAGCCTGATGGGGACATCCTGATGGAGGACGGGTCGATCGCGGTCACCAAGGCTGCGATCGAGCCGGTGTGGCACCTTCCGGGCATCGCCGACCGCTTCGGCGTGGACGTGCACGCATTGCGACGTGTCCTGTTCGAACAGACCGGAGGCATGTTCCCGGAGCTCGTCACCCGGCCCGATCTCGATGTGTTCCTGCCCCCGGTCGGTGGGACGACCGTCTACATCATCGGCGATCCCGCGCGTCTGCGGCCGGACGTCGAGACGGGCGCGAAGGCAGCCGTCACGGCGCGGGTTCACGACGAGTGCAACGGCTCAGACGTCTTCGGCTCGGACATCTGCACCTGCCGTCCCTATCTCATCCAGGCCGTGCACGGCTGTGTGCGCGACGCCCAGGCTGGTGGCATCGGCGTGGTTGCGTACTTCCGCAAGGAGGGCCGGGCGCTCGGTGAGGTGACGAAGTTCCTGGTCTACAACGCCCGGAAGCGCCAGGTCGGCGGGGACATCGCAGCCGAGTACTTCAACCGGACGGAGTGCGTGGCTGGGGTGCAGGACGCCCGCTTCCAGCAGCTGATGCCAGACGTGCTGGTGTGGCTCGGGATCGACCGGATAGCACGGCTGATCTCGATGAGCAGCGAGAAGTACGATGCGATCACGGGGGCAGGTATCACCGTGGACGAGCGCGTCGAGATTCCACCGGAGTCGATTCCGGCCGACGCCTGGGTCGAGATCGAGGCCAAGCGGGCGGCCGGCTACTACTCATCGCGGGAGCAGGCCGACCTCAGCCGGACCGGTCGTCGCATGGACCCGTGA
- a CDS encoding Ku protein yields the protein MPRTLWKGTLSFGLVTIPVGLYTATENKSPSFNQLRRSDSSRIGYKRVAKVDDEPVSNDDIVKGFEYEKDRYVVFEKEELDALKPKSSRVIDIETFVPLSEIDPIYYDKPYYLGPEETGAKAYALLTQAMKEAQSVAMCRVTMRDKEHVAVLRLVERPVGGDGADGESEAVLVLNTMHWPDEIREFSLADVGIDEIPEPREAEVQMALSLIENYSGSFDPENYVDTYRSKVTEAVQAKVDGEEITVAETEEEPASVVDLMAALKASVERSKSAAADAGQEREAS from the coding sequence ATGCCTCGCACGCTCTGGAAAGGCACCCTCTCCTTCGGGTTGGTCACCATCCCGGTGGGTCTGTACACCGCGACGGAGAACAAGTCGCCGTCGTTCAACCAGTTGCGCCGCAGCGACTCGAGCCGCATCGGCTACAAGCGGGTTGCCAAGGTCGACGACGAGCCGGTGAGCAACGATGACATCGTCAAGGGCTTCGAGTACGAGAAGGACCGCTACGTCGTCTTCGAGAAGGAGGAGCTGGACGCCCTCAAGCCCAAGTCCAGCCGCGTCATCGACATCGAGACGTTCGTCCCCCTCTCCGAGATCGACCCGATCTACTACGACAAGCCGTACTACCTGGGCCCGGAGGAGACCGGTGCCAAGGCCTACGCACTGCTCACCCAGGCCATGAAGGAGGCGCAGAGCGTCGCCATGTGCCGCGTCACCATGCGCGACAAGGAGCACGTCGCCGTCCTGCGCCTGGTCGAGCGGCCGGTCGGTGGTGACGGCGCCGACGGCGAGTCCGAGGCCGTGTTGGTCCTGAACACCATGCACTGGCCGGACGAGATCCGCGAGTTCTCCCTGGCTGACGTCGGCATCGACGAGATCCCCGAGCCGCGCGAGGCCGAAGTCCAGATGGCCCTCTCGCTGATCGAGAACTACTCCGGCAGCTTCGATCCCGAGAACTACGTCGACACGTACCGCAGCAAGGTCACCGAGGCCGTCCAGGCGAAGGTCGACGGCGAGGAGATCACCGTCGCCGAGACCGAGGAGGAGCCGGCGTCCGTCGTCGACCTGATGGCTGCGCTGAAGGCCTCCGTCGAGCGGTCCAAGAGTGCGGCGGCCGATGCCGGTCAGGAGCGTGAAGCCAGCTGA